The Clostridia bacterium genome window below encodes:
- the aspS gene encoding aspartate--tRNA ligase — protein MFQSRTHNCGELRLSDAGKNVTLCGWMENVREVGSNFAFVVLRDFYGTTQLVAESAEMMAAFKEINKESTISVTGTVRERQSKNPKQATGDIEVVPTQITVLGKCRFNSLPFEINKSKEADENARLKYRYLDLRNPEVKKNIILRSNIVAALRASMIDHGFMEITTPILTSSSPEGARDYLVPSRNHPGKFYALPQAPQQFKQLLMASGFDRYFQIAPCFRDEDARADRSPGEFYQLDMEMAFASQEDVFAVLEDVLPPIFAKYGKYNTASSAPFARIAYLDAMEKYGTDKPDLRIDLTVTDVTAEMQGCGFGPFEGAEVRAVVVSDFNETRKFIDKLIADTEVISGSKACWFRLDENGELTGGISKFLIDRKDAVVEKLGLKPNSFVALAAGKKLTAQKTAGVLRKLLGASVPGHMDKEKYEFCWIVDFPMYEIGEESGELEFCHNPFSMPQGGLEALESKEPLDILAYQYDLVCNGVELSSGAVRNHDPDLMIKAFNIVGLGEEDVRAKFPAMYGAFCYGAPPHAGIAPGVDRMVMLLAGEDSIREVIPFPMNKNAQDLMMGAPSEVDPKQLSDVHIAIIRED, from the coding sequence ATGTTCCAGTCGAGAACGCACAACTGCGGCGAGCTCCGTCTTTCAGACGCGGGGAAAAACGTCACGCTTTGCGGTTGGATGGAAAACGTCCGCGAAGTAGGTTCAAACTTCGCGTTCGTCGTGCTGCGCGACTTTTACGGCACGACTCAGCTCGTTGCGGAAAGCGCGGAAATGATGGCGGCGTTCAAGGAAATCAATAAGGAATCCACAATCAGCGTCACCGGCACGGTACGCGAGCGCCAGTCCAAGAATCCGAAGCAGGCAACCGGTGATATCGAGGTCGTTCCGACGCAGATAACGGTGCTCGGCAAGTGCCGCTTCAACTCCCTGCCCTTTGAGATCAACAAATCAAAAGAAGCGGACGAGAACGCCCGTCTCAAATACAGGTACCTCGACCTGCGCAATCCGGAGGTCAAAAAGAACATCATCCTTCGCAGCAATATCGTCGCGGCGCTTCGCGCCTCGATGATAGATCACGGTTTTATGGAGATAACCACTCCGATCCTCACCAGTTCCTCGCCGGAAGGCGCGCGCGACTACCTCGTGCCTTCACGCAACCACCCCGGCAAGTTTTATGCGCTGCCTCAGGCGCCGCAGCAGTTCAAGCAGCTGCTTATGGCGTCCGGTTTTGACAGATACTTCCAGATCGCGCCCTGTTTCCGCGATGAAGACGCGAGAGCCGACAGAAGCCCCGGTGAGTTCTATCAGCTTGATATGGAGATGGCGTTCGCCTCGCAGGAGGACGTGTTCGCGGTGCTTGAGGACGTGCTCCCGCCCATCTTTGCCAAGTACGGCAAGTATAACACCGCTTCCTCCGCCCCATTCGCGCGCATTGCATATCTCGACGCGATGGAAAAATACGGCACGGACAAACCCGATCTGCGCATTGACCTGACCGTGACCGACGTCACCGCTGAAATGCAGGGCTGCGGCTTCGGTCCGTTCGAAGGCGCCGAAGTACGAGCCGTCGTTGTCAGTGACTTTAACGAAACGCGCAAGTTCATAGATAAGCTCATAGCCGATACTGAAGTCATCTCCGGCAGCAAGGCGTGCTGGTTCCGTCTCGATGAAAACGGAGAACTCACAGGCGGCATTTCAAAGTTCCTCATAGACCGCAAAGACGCGGTCGTCGAAAAACTCGGACTGAAGCCCAACAGTTTCGTAGCGCTCGCCGCGGGCAAAAAGCTCACAGCGCAGAAAACCGCCGGCGTACTTCGCAAGCTGCTCGGCGCCTCCGTTCCCGGCCATATGGATAAGGAAAAGTACGAATTCTGCTGGATAGTCGACTTCCCGATGTATGAAATCGGCGAAGAATCCGGCGAACTCGAATTCTGTCACAACCCCTTCTCAATGCCGCAGGGCGGGCTTGAAGCTCTCGAAAGCAAGGAGCCGCTTGATATCCTCGCCTACCAGTACGACCTGGTCTGCAACGGAGTTGAATTGAGCTCCGGCGCAGTCAGAAACCATGATCCGGATTTGATGATCAAGGCGTTCAACATCGTCGGGCTCGGTGAAGAAGACGTCCGCGCCAAGTTCCCCGCCATGTACGGCGCGTTCTGCTACGGAGCGCCGCCGCACGCAGGCATCGCCCCGGGAGTCGACCGTATGGTGATGCTGCTCGCCGGAGAGGATTCCATCCGCGAGGTCATCCCGTTCCCGATGAACAAGAACGCACAAGACCTTATGATGGGAGCCCCTTCAGAGGTCGACCCGAAACAGCTTTCCGACGTCCACATCGCAATAATCCGCGAGGATTAA
- a CDS encoding type II toxin-antitoxin system PemK/MazF family toxin, which yields MNVFRGDIYYADLSPVVGSEQGGTRPVLIVQNDVGNKYSPTVIAAAITSQTGKARLPTHIPIPAANCGLEKDSVVLLEQVRTIDKQRLKERMGHIGDESMNRVNEALTISFGL from the coding sequence TTGAATGTTTTCAGAGGAGATATTTATTACGCGGATCTGAGTCCGGTCGTCGGCTCGGAGCAGGGCGGCACGCGTCCCGTGCTGATCGTTCAGAACGATGTCGGGAACAAATACAGTCCGACCGTCATTGCTGCGGCAATAACGTCTCAGACCGGCAAAGCTCGTTTGCCGACGCACATACCTATTCCTGCCGCTAACTGCGGACTCGAGAAGGATTCCGTTGTGCTGCTTGAGCAGGTCAGAACGATCGACAAGCAGCGTTTGAAGGAGCGTATGGGGCATATAGGCGATGAATCGATGAACAGGGTGAACGAAGCGCTTACAATAAGCTTCGGTCTTTGA
- a CDS encoding ABC transporter ATP-binding protein, producing the protein MSPILECKKLIKKYGEVVAVNELDFAVEPGCIVGLFGVEGSGKTTLLKLAAGLLTPSGGEVFINGNKPGVDTKRVTAFLPHEESFGDNASVIGALRFYRDFYADFDEEKALSLLSALGIELKEKTADLSKGSLQKLRLSLTLSRNATLYLLDSPVEAVDTATLSYILDSIVSAHTEKSTVIISSRTPSDVERIITHAAFVSAGRIALFENAEKLRADKGKSIHALFTEEYKC; encoded by the coding sequence TTGTCCCCGATATTGGAATGTAAAAAGCTAATTAAAAAATACGGCGAGGTTGTCGCCGTAAACGAGCTCGATTTCGCAGTTGAACCCGGCTGCATCGTCGGGCTTTTCGGCGTTGAAGGCAGCGGTAAGACGACGCTTCTGAAACTCGCCGCCGGACTTCTGACTCCAAGCGGCGGAGAAGTGTTTATCAACGGTAACAAGCCCGGAGTCGACACAAAACGCGTAACCGCGTTTTTGCCCCATGAAGAAAGCTTCGGCGACAACGCTTCGGTAATCGGCGCACTCAGATTCTACCGCGATTTCTACGCCGATTTCGACGAAGAAAAAGCCCTCTCGCTTCTCTCGGCGCTCGGTATCGAATTAAAAGAAAAAACGGCAGATCTATCGAAAGGCAGTCTTCAGAAGCTCCGGCTTTCGCTTACCTTAAGCAGAAACGCAACGCTCTATCTGCTTGACAGTCCGGTCGAAGCGGTCGACACCGCTACTTTGAGTTATATCCTCGACTCGATAGTATCGGCTCACACTGAGAAGAGCACGGTAATCATTTCATCGCGCACGCCGTCCGACGTAGAGAGGATAATCACCCACGCCGCTTTCGTCAGCGCCGGCAGAATAGCCCTGTTTGAAAACGCGGAAAAGCTGCGCGCTGATAAGGGCAAATCCATCCACGCCCTTTTTACGGAGGAATACAAATGCTGA
- the trxA gene encoding thioredoxin: MSVLKVTSENYEREVLNSELPVVIDFWASWCGPCRLLAPIIEQFAAEYDGKLKVCKIDVDEEQEIAASYRVMSIPTVVMLKNGEVTATAVGYRSKHSLEEELGLNPPRLRNTDVFR; the protein is encoded by the coding sequence ATGTCGGTGCTGAAAGTCACTTCTGAAAACTATGAACGGGAGGTTTTGAATTCCGAGCTGCCCGTCGTTATCGACTTCTGGGCGTCGTGGTGCGGGCCGTGCCGTTTGTTGGCTCCGATCATCGAGCAGTTCGCCGCGGAATACGACGGTAAACTTAAAGTGTGTAAGATTGACGTTGATGAAGAGCAGGAGATCGCCGCCTCTTACAGGGTTATGAGCATACCCACGGTCGTTATGTTGAAGAACGGCGAAGTTACCGCTACCGCCGTCGGATACAGATCGAAGCACAGTCTCGAGGAGGAGCTCGGGCTGAATCCGCCCAGACTTCGCAACACCGACGTGTTTCGGTGA
- a CDS encoding DUF1846 domain-containing protein has translation MFKVGFDNAKYIAMQSENIEKRIDQFGGKLYLEFGGKLFDDLHASRVLPGFEPDSKIRMLLKVADKAEVVVVINSSDIENSKIRGDLGITYDSDVLRLIDAFRDCGLFVSSVVITQYSDQPACRLFKERLENLGLKVYRHYRIDGYPSNIPLIVSDDGFGKNEYIETSRPLVVVTAPGPGSGKMATCLSQLYHDSKRGIKSGYAKFETFPIWNLPLKHPVNLAYEAATSDLNDVNMIDPFHLEAYGTTAVNYNRDVEIFPVLKALFEQITGGECPYKSPTDMGVNMAGNCIIDDEVVCEASNQEIVRRYYNTVCAAKNGKVSSEAVYKNEMLMKQAGVDESFRPVVAAALDREKETGAPAAAIQLDDGRIITGKTSSLLGAAAAALLNSLKVLGGIHHDILLISPIIIEPIQKLKTVDLGNSNPRLHTDEILIALAISAAMNPTAELALKQLSKLRHAEMHSSVMLASVDESTLKKLGINLTSEPVIRGKRLYRK, from the coding sequence ATGTTTAAAGTCGGATTTGACAACGCAAAGTATATAGCTATGCAATCCGAGAACATCGAAAAGCGCATCGATCAGTTCGGCGGAAAGCTTTACCTCGAATTCGGCGGCAAATTGTTCGACGATCTGCACGCTTCGCGAGTACTCCCCGGATTTGAGCCCGACTCTAAAATCAGGATGCTGCTGAAGGTCGCCGACAAGGCGGAGGTCGTCGTAGTTATCAACTCATCCGATATCGAGAACAGTAAGATCCGCGGAGATCTCGGCATAACTTATGACTCCGACGTTTTGCGCCTCATCGACGCTTTCCGCGACTGCGGACTGTTCGTCAGCAGCGTCGTAATAACGCAGTACAGCGATCAGCCCGCATGCAGACTTTTCAAGGAGCGTCTTGAGAATCTCGGGCTGAAGGTCTATCGGCATTACCGCATAGACGGATATCCCTCCAATATTCCGCTCATCGTCAGCGACGACGGTTTCGGAAAAAACGAATATATAGAGACCTCCCGGCCGCTCGTCGTCGTCACCGCTCCCGGCCCGGGAAGCGGCAAAATGGCAACCTGTCTCTCGCAGCTGTATCATGACAGCAAGCGCGGAATCAAATCGGGATATGCGAAATTCGAAACCTTCCCCATTTGGAATCTGCCGCTGAAGCACCCTGTCAACCTTGCGTACGAGGCAGCCACCTCCGACCTCAACGACGTTAATATGATCGATCCGTTCCATCTCGAAGCTTACGGAACGACCGCAGTCAACTACAACCGCGACGTCGAGATATTCCCCGTACTCAAGGCGCTGTTCGAACAGATCACCGGCGGAGAATGCCCCTACAAATCCCCGACGGATATGGGCGTCAATATGGCGGGCAACTGCATAATAGACGACGAAGTCGTATGCGAGGCGTCGAATCAGGAAATCGTCCGCAGATATTACAACACCGTTTGCGCCGCCAAAAACGGCAAGGTCAGCAGTGAAGCCGTCTACAAAAACGAAATGCTGATGAAGCAGGCAGGCGTTGACGAAAGCTTCCGCCCCGTAGTTGCGGCCGCGCTTGATCGCGAAAAGGAAACCGGCGCTCCTGCCGCCGCTATACAGCTCGACGACGGAAGGATAATTACCGGCAAGACTTCCTCCCTGCTCGGAGCCGCAGCCGCCGCGCTGCTCAATTCCCTTAAGGTGCTCGGCGGAATCCACCACGATATACTGCTGATATCCCCCATAATTATCGAGCCAATCCAGAAACTCAAGACCGTCGACCTCGGCAACAGCAATCCGCGTCTTCACACGGACGAGATACTTATCGCTCTTGCAATAAGCGCCGCCATGAATCCGACCGCAGAGCTCGCCCTTAAGCAGCTCAGCAAGCTCAGACATGCGGAAATGCATTCCTCGGTCATGCTTGCAAGCGTCGACGAGTCGACGCTGAAGAAGCTCGGCATCAATCTCACCAGCGAACCGGTGATTCGCGGCAAACGGCTTTACAGAAAATAA